The Pseudochaenichthys georgianus chromosome 24, fPseGeo1.2, whole genome shotgun sequence genome includes a region encoding these proteins:
- the LOC139433072 gene encoding uncharacterized protein, giving the protein MAEGFRRPDPLVFDGNIAENWRVFEQEYDIFIAAAHYDKPARTRAYILLNIAGSEAIERERSFVYAAEVRGPGEDAPIITHAESKEDPECLKRKFREMCNPQTNVTMERHKFNTRNQKIGDPDRLDQWVLNIRRNTWTPNVSSRLCSEHFESHPFSTDSGGRRCLKNTAVPTIFYFTKEQQPGRKSR; this is encoded by the exons atggcgGAAGGATTCCGGAGACCCGACCCACTCGTCTTTGACGGTAACATCGCAGAGAACTGGCGAGTATTCGAACAGGAATATGACATTTTCATCGCGGCGGCACACTATGACAAGCCAGCACGGACACGAGCATACATTCTCCTCAATATAGCGGGATCAGAGGCCATCGAGCGCGAGAGGTCTTTCGTCTATGCGGCTGAAGTGAGGGGTCCTGGCGAGGATGCGCCCATCATCACTCATGCCGAGTCTAAAGAAGACCCGGAGtgtctaaaaaggaaatttagggAGATGTGTAACCCTCAAACAAATGTCACTATGGAAAGACACAAGTTCAATACAAGGAATCAAAAAATCG gtgatccagacaggctggaccagtgggtgctgaacatccggaggaatacatggacccccaacgtttcttctcgcctgtgcagtgaacactttgagagtcatccattcagcacggactcaggg ggaaggagatgcctgaaaaacactgcagtgcccaccattttctatttcaccaaagaacaacagcctggaaggaaaagcaggtga